From the genome of Flavobacterium luteolum, one region includes:
- the fahA gene encoding fumarylacetoacetase, producing the protein MPITANDTNRKSWLEVPQNSDFPIQNIPFGVFLTKENVVTVGTRIGDYAIDLGALQQLNYFEGIELTDDMFMQDTLNDFISDGKKTWRLVRNRIAEIFDETNPQLRDTTKHRDIVIFKIEDVEMQLPVLIGDYTDFYSSREHATNVGKMFRDPENALLPNWLHIPVGYHGRSSTIVPSGIPVHRPMGQTLPAGHDTPVFGASRLVDFELETAFITTDVNVMGENISTYEAEDYIFGMVLLNDWSARDMQKWEYVPLGPFLAKNFATSISPWIVTMDALEPFRTKGPKQDPSPLPYLQTKGKKAFDIHLEVSLQPENQEETIISKSNFKYMYWSMAQQLTHHTSNGCRVNSGDMMGSGTISGPTPDSFGSMLELTWGGKNPLKLSDGSERKFIEDNDTVIIRGFCENNEVRIGFGEVSSQLLPPFTRQ; encoded by the coding sequence ATGCCAATAACCGCCAACGATACCAATAGAAAATCATGGTTAGAAGTGCCACAAAATAGCGACTTCCCTATTCAGAATATTCCTTTCGGTGTATTTCTTACCAAAGAAAATGTCGTTACTGTAGGAACAAGAATTGGCGATTATGCCATAGATTTAGGAGCTTTACAGCAATTAAATTATTTTGAAGGAATAGAATTAACCGATGATATGTTTATGCAGGATACGCTAAATGATTTTATTTCTGATGGAAAAAAAACATGGCGTTTGGTTCGAAATCGTATCGCTGAGATTTTCGACGAGACCAATCCGCAGTTAAGAGATACAACAAAACATCGCGATATTGTTATATTTAAAATCGAAGACGTAGAAATGCAATTGCCAGTTTTAATTGGTGATTATACTGACTTTTACTCAAGTAGAGAACATGCCACAAACGTAGGAAAAATGTTCCGTGATCCAGAAAATGCTTTATTGCCAAACTGGCTACACATTCCAGTTGGATATCACGGAAGAAGTTCTACAATTGTTCCTTCTGGAATTCCAGTTCACAGACCAATGGGACAAACTTTACCTGCTGGACACGATACACCAGTTTTTGGAGCATCTCGTTTAGTAGATTTTGAATTAGAAACTGCTTTTATTACTACAGATGTAAATGTAATGGGCGAAAATATTTCAACTTATGAAGCTGAAGATTATATTTTCGGAATGGTTTTACTAAATGACTGGAGTGCTCGCGATATGCAAAAATGGGAATATGTGCCTCTTGGGCCATTCTTAGCAAAAAACTTCGCTACTTCAATTTCACCTTGGATTGTGACTATGGATGCTTTGGAACCTTTTAGAACTAAGGGACCAAAACAAGATCCGTCTCCGCTTCCGTATTTGCAGACAAAAGGTAAAAAAGCTTTTGATATTCATTTAGAAGTTTCTTTACAACCAGAAAATCAAGAAGAAACGATAATTTCAAAATCTAACTTCAAGTACATGTACTGGTCTATGGCTCAGCAATTAACGCATCACACTTCAAATGGATGTCGCGTGAATTCTGGAGACATGATGGGTTCTGGAACTATTTCTGGTCCAACTCCTGATAGTTTTGGTTCTATGCTAGAATTAACTTGGGGAGGAAAAAATCCGCTTAAACTAAGTGACGGAAGTGAACGTAAATTTATTGAAGATAATGATACTGTTATTATTCGCGGTTTCTGCGAAAACAACGAAGTAAGAATTGGATTTGGAGAAGTTTCAAGCCAATTATTACCTCCATTTACGAGACAATGA
- a CDS encoding endonuclease/exonuclease/phosphatase family protein has product MKKIFFILSVLSSGALFSQSDSQGKNELTFATYNVSMESDNYSPKGAMGKSEQILIYQLNSGHNTQIRNIAQIIQTVRPDVILLNEFDYIKDPELGVKAFIKNYLNVSQGGAAAIDYPYYYYTTVNTGQPSPYDLNNDGKLDNFGNDAWAFGMYPGQYGMMLLSKYPIDVKAVRTFQHFKWKDMPGALITKKADGSDWYSKKAWKEFPLSSKSHWDVPVEIDNKTVHVLVSHPTPPTFDGVEDRNGKRNHDEIRFWRDYISDNSASYIYDDKGVKGGLPPDSRFVIMGDQNASPVEGDAMREGIKSLIESPKINSDLTPASKGGAEFSPKNPFGVNHTAFWRMRADYVLPSRLGFKVVNSGVFWPAKGEAMSELVEKRESSSDHRLVWVKVVLE; this is encoded by the coding sequence CAATGTAAGTATGGAATCTGATAATTATTCTCCCAAAGGTGCAATGGGAAAATCGGAGCAGATACTGATTTATCAGCTTAATTCAGGGCATAATACTCAAATCAGAAATATTGCCCAGATTATTCAGACCGTTCGACCAGATGTTATTTTGCTAAACGAATTTGATTATATTAAAGACCCTGAACTTGGTGTAAAGGCGTTTATAAAAAATTATTTGAACGTGAGCCAAGGTGGAGCAGCCGCTATTGATTATCCTTATTACTATTATACGACAGTGAATACGGGCCAGCCAAGTCCTTACGATTTGAACAATGATGGAAAGTTGGATAATTTTGGAAATGATGCATGGGCATTTGGCATGTATCCTGGACAATACGGGATGATGCTTTTATCTAAATATCCTATTGATGTTAAGGCGGTTCGTACTTTTCAGCATTTTAAATGGAAAGATATGCCAGGAGCATTGATTACCAAAAAAGCAGATGGATCGGATTGGTACAGTAAGAAAGCATGGAAGGAATTTCCATTATCTTCAAAATCTCACTGGGATGTTCCTGTAGAGATTGACAATAAAACAGTTCATGTTTTAGTCAGTCATCCAACTCCTCCAACTTTTGATGGTGTTGAAGATCGCAATGGGAAAAGAAATCATGATGAAATTCGATTCTGGAGAGATTATATTTCAGACAATTCTGCTTCGTATATTTATGATGATAAAGGAGTAAAAGGAGGTTTGCCTCCAGATTCTCGATTTGTCATCATGGGTGATCAAAACGCCTCACCAGTTGAAGGAGATGCTATGAGAGAAGGTATAAAATCCTTAATAGAAAGTCCGAAAATTAATAGCGACTTGACGCCTGCTAGTAAAGGTGGTGCTGAATTTAGTCCTAAAAATCCTTTTGGAGTTAATCATACAGCCTTTTGGAGAATGCGAGCTGATTATGTATTGCCATCCAGACTTGGTTTCAAAGTTGTTAATAGCGGTGTATTCTGGCCTGCAAAAGGTGAGGCAATGTCAGAATTGGTAGAAAAACGAGAATCAAGTTCAGATCATCGTTTGGTTTGGGTAAAAGTGGTCTTAGAATAA